One genomic window of Thermoplasmata archaeon includes the following:
- a CDS encoding 50S ribosomal protein L40e, producing MARFPEAERRRLHKMICMQCYARNAMRATRCRKCGSKELRPKAKEARKE from the coding sequence GTGGCCCGCTTCCCCGAAGCCGAGCGCCGCCGGCTGCACAAGATGATCTGCATGCAGTGCTACGCACGCAACGCGATGCGTGCGACCCGCTGTCGGAAGTGCGGGAGCAAAGAGCTCCGGCCGAAGGCGAAGGAAGCGCGCAAGGAATAG